The Pan troglodytes isolate AG18354 chromosome 1, NHGRI_mPanTro3-v2.0_pri, whole genome shotgun sequence genome includes a region encoding these proteins:
- the LOC129137158 gene encoding anaphase-promoting complex subunit 10-like, whose protein sequence is MTTPNKTPPGTDPEQLEKTGTVREIGSQAVWSLSSCKPGFGVDQLRADNLETYWQSDGSQPHLGNIQFRRKTTVKTLYIYADYKSDESYTLSKISAKVGNNFHNLQEIRQLELVEPSGWIHIPLTDNHRKPTWTLMIQIAVLANHQNGKDTHPYETN, encoded by the coding sequence atgaccacACCAAACAAGACACCTCCTGGTACTGACCCTGAGCAGTTGGAAAAGACTGGAACAGTACGGGAAATTGGGTCACAAGCTGTTTGGTCACTCTCATCTTGCAAACCAGGATTTGGAGTGGATCAGTTACGAGCTGACAATCTAGAAACTTATTGGCAATCAGATGGCTCCCAGCCTCATTTAGGGAACATCCAAttcagaagaaaaacaacagttaagacattatatatttatgcagaCTACAAATCTGATGAAAGCTATACTCTAAGCAAGATTTCAGCCAAAGTAGGAAATAATTTTCACAACCTTCAAGAAATTCGGCAACTTGAATTGGTGGAACCAAGTGGCTGGATTCACATTCCCTTAACTGATAATCATAGGAAGCCAACTTGGACGTTAATGATACAGATTGCTGTTCTAGCCAATCATCAAAATGGAAAAGACACCCACCCATATGagacaaattaa